One part of the Thermococcus radiotolerans genome encodes these proteins:
- a CDS encoding FAD-dependent oxidoreductase: MRYDVIVIGASAGGLTAAIAAKRFYPDKSVLVIKKEDVGMVPCGIPYVFGTFESVDDDILPVERFLEPLGVEVLVDEVLEIDPKGKVVRTKAGREIAWEKLVIATGSKPVFPSVPGSELEGVHTVPKDYHYLKALREKIKEAERIVIVGGGFIALEVGDEIRKLGKDVTLLVRSRLLRNSFDPEFSGMVEERLRERGINVVYGQVEALVGDGKVERVRLVDGRELPADLVIFSIGYRPNVELAVKTGLKVTRYGIWTDEYMRTSHPDIFAVGDCVEHRDFFTGKPYGLMLASTATFEARIAGANLFKLQIVRENRRTIGVYSTNVAGLTLAAAGLTEEAAKREGFEVIVGYGKGPDRHPAKFPDTSMVTVKLIFSRDRGAILGAQIAGGKSVGEMINILALAIQKRLTASELYTLQIATHPLLTASPVGYQILQAAEDALAKLRT; encoded by the coding sequence ATGAGGTACGATGTTATAGTTATCGGTGCGAGTGCGGGAGGGTTAACCGCCGCAATAGCCGCCAAGAGGTTTTATCCAGACAAGAGCGTCCTGGTCATCAAGAAGGAAGACGTTGGCATGGTTCCGTGCGGAATCCCCTACGTCTTTGGAACCTTCGAGAGCGTTGACGACGACATTCTCCCCGTGGAGAGATTCCTCGAACCCCTTGGTGTCGAGGTTCTCGTGGATGAAGTCCTCGAGATAGACCCCAAGGGTAAGGTGGTGAGAACGAAGGCCGGAAGGGAAATCGCCTGGGAAAAGCTCGTCATTGCGACCGGTTCGAAGCCCGTCTTTCCAAGCGTGCCGGGCTCCGAGCTGGAGGGCGTCCACACCGTCCCCAAGGATTACCACTATCTGAAGGCCCTTCGGGAGAAGATCAAGGAGGCCGAGAGGATAGTCATTGTCGGCGGCGGTTTCATAGCCCTGGAAGTCGGTGACGAGATACGGAAGCTCGGAAAGGACGTGACGCTCCTGGTCAGGAGCAGACTGCTGAGGAACTCCTTCGATCCGGAGTTCAGCGGGATGGTTGAGGAACGGCTGAGGGAGAGGGGCATAAACGTGGTCTACGGCCAAGTCGAGGCCCTCGTTGGCGACGGAAAGGTCGAGAGAGTGCGGCTCGTGGACGGAAGGGAGCTTCCTGCAGACCTCGTGATTTTCTCCATCGGTTACCGGCCAAACGTCGAGCTGGCTGTGAAGACCGGCCTTAAAGTTACCCGCTATGGCATTTGGACGGACGAGTACATGAGAACCTCTCACCCTGATATCTTTGCCGTTGGAGACTGCGTCGAACACAGGGACTTCTTCACGGGCAAGCCCTACGGCCTCATGCTCGCTTCAACGGCAACCTTCGAGGCCAGAATAGCGGGTGCGAACCTCTTCAAGCTCCAGATCGTCAGGGAGAACAGGAGAACGATAGGCGTTTACTCCACCAACGTGGCGGGCCTCACACTCGCCGCGGCCGGACTCACTGAGGAAGCCGCCAAGAGGGAAGGCTTTGAGGTCATAGTTGGCTATGGAAAAGGGCCGGACAGGCACCCGGCGAAGTTCCCCGACACCTCGATGGTCACGGTGAAGCTCATATTCTCCCGCGACAGGGGGGCAATACTCGGGGCGCAGATAGCTGGAGGGAAGAGCGTCGGGGAGATGATAAATATCCTCGCCCTCGCGATACAGAAGAGACTGACGGCGAGCGAGCTTTACACACTCCAGATAGCCACTCACCCGCTCCTTACAGCCTCACCGGTCGGCTACCAGATTCTCCAGGCCGCGGAGGATGCCTTGGCGAAGCTGAGAACCTGA
- a CDS encoding signal recognition particle protein Srp54: MALEKLGKALNTALRKLARSSTVDEATIKEVVRDIQRALIQADVNVRLVLQLTKTIEKRALEEEPPAGASKKEHIIQIVYEELTKFLGTEAKPLEIKERPTILLTVGIQGSGKTTSVAKLARHLQKRGYKVGLVCSDTWRPGAYYQLKQLVEPFGIEVFGDPEEKGAVKLAREGVEYFKSKGVDVIIVDSAGRHKEEKGLIEEMKQISEAIKPHEVILVIDGTIGQQAHNQALAFKEATPIGSIIVTKLDGSAKGGGALSAVAATGAPIKFIGVGERIDDLEPFDPKRFVSRLLGMGDIEGLLQKLEELQKEQEFKEEDLEKFLKGKFNLKDMYAQLEAMQKMGPLKQVLQMIPGMGYSLPEDAVKVGEEKLKRYRIIMDSMTEEELEHPEIINYSRIKRIARGSGTSAQEVRELLHQYNQMKKMFKSMDKRKLSKMARKFNFGGFGV, translated from the coding sequence ATGGCTTTAGAGAAGCTTGGGAAGGCACTCAACACGGCCCTCAGGAAGCTCGCCCGTTCGAGCACCGTTGATGAGGCCACCATCAAGGAGGTTGTGAGAGACATCCAGAGGGCGCTCATCCAGGCGGACGTTAACGTCAGGCTGGTTCTCCAGTTGACTAAGACCATAGAAAAGAGGGCACTTGAGGAGGAGCCTCCTGCGGGGGCCTCGAAGAAGGAGCATATAATCCAGATAGTCTATGAGGAGCTCACCAAGTTCCTCGGAACCGAGGCGAAGCCCCTTGAAATAAAGGAGAGGCCGACGATTCTCCTGACCGTTGGTATCCAGGGCTCCGGTAAGACTACGAGCGTGGCAAAGCTGGCGAGGCACCTCCAGAAGAGGGGCTACAAGGTCGGCCTTGTCTGCTCGGACACCTGGCGTCCCGGTGCGTATTACCAGCTCAAACAGCTCGTTGAGCCCTTTGGAATAGAGGTTTTCGGCGATCCCGAGGAGAAGGGCGCCGTGAAGCTCGCCCGGGAGGGCGTTGAATACTTCAAATCCAAGGGCGTTGACGTCATCATAGTCGACTCCGCGGGAAGGCACAAGGAGGAGAAGGGCCTCATCGAGGAGATGAAGCAGATAAGCGAGGCGATAAAGCCCCATGAAGTTATTCTCGTCATTGACGGAACCATCGGCCAGCAGGCCCACAACCAGGCACTGGCCTTCAAGGAGGCAACACCGATAGGCTCGATAATAGTTACCAAGCTCGACGGCTCCGCCAAAGGTGGAGGCGCCCTCTCAGCGGTGGCCGCAACCGGGGCACCCATAAAGTTCATCGGTGTCGGCGAGAGGATAGACGACCTGGAGCCCTTTGACCCCAAGCGCTTCGTGTCGAGGCTCCTTGGCATGGGTGACATAGAGGGCCTTCTTCAGAAGCTCGAGGAGCTCCAGAAGGAGCAGGAGTTCAAGGAGGAGGACCTCGAGAAGTTCCTCAAGGGCAAGTTCAACCTCAAGGACATGTACGCCCAGCTCGAGGCGATGCAGAAGATGGGGCCGCTCAAGCAGGTTCTCCAGATGATTCCTGGAATGGGCTACTCCCTTCCTGAGGATGCGGTCAAAGTTGGCGAGGAGAAACTGAAGAGATACAGGATAATAATGGACTCCATGACGGAGGAGGAGCTGGAGCATCCCGAGATAATCAACTACTCGAGGATAAAGAGGATCGCCAGAGGTTCTGGAACGAGCGCCCAGGAGGTCAGGGAACTGCTCCACCAGTACAACCAGATGAAGAAGATGTTCAAGAGCATGGACAAGAGAAAGCTTTCTAAGATGGCAAGGAAATTTAACTTTGGAGGGTTTGGCGTATGA
- the mtnP gene encoding S-methyl-5'-thioadenosine phosphorylase encodes MPRIAIIGGSGVYDPKLLQNVREEFVSTPYGKVRVKIGEYNGEEIAFLARHGEGHSVPPHKINYRANIWALHELGVERILSTSAVGSLNEAMKPGDFVILDQLMDFTKTRHYTFYDGEESPHDRKFVAHVDFTDPYCPELRKALITAARELGFEYHPMGTYACMEGPRFETRAEIRALKILGADVVGMTQCPEAILARELEMCYASVAIVTNFAAGISREKLTHTEVVELMAQKSEEIKYILMKSIKYIPKERRCGCKDALRGATGD; translated from the coding sequence ATGCCGAGGATAGCGATTATTGGAGGTTCCGGAGTCTACGATCCGAAGCTGCTCCAGAACGTCAGGGAGGAGTTCGTGAGCACGCCCTACGGAAAGGTACGGGTCAAAATCGGGGAGTACAACGGGGAGGAGATAGCCTTTCTCGCGAGGCACGGCGAGGGTCACAGCGTCCCCCCGCACAAGATAAACTACCGCGCCAACATCTGGGCCCTTCACGAGCTGGGTGTTGAGAGGATCCTCTCAACCTCCGCCGTGGGTTCCCTCAACGAGGCAATGAAGCCCGGCGACTTCGTCATTCTTGACCAGCTCATGGACTTCACAAAAACGAGGCACTACACCTTCTACGACGGCGAGGAGAGCCCCCACGACAGGAAGTTCGTCGCCCACGTGGACTTCACGGACCCCTACTGCCCGGAGCTCCGAAAGGCCCTCATAACCGCCGCCAGAGAGCTGGGCTTTGAGTACCACCCCATGGGAACCTACGCCTGCATGGAGGGGCCGCGCTTTGAGACAAGGGCGGAGATAAGAGCGCTCAAGATACTCGGTGCCGACGTGGTTGGTATGACCCAGTGCCCGGAGGCGATCCTCGCGAGGGAGCTTGAGATGTGCTACGCCAGCGTGGCCATCGTCACGAACTTCGCCGCGGGAATAAGCAGGGAGAAGCTCACCCACACCGAGGTCGTCGAGCTGATGGCCCAGAAGAGCGAGGAGATAAAGTACATCCTCATGAAGTCCATCAAGTACATCCCGAAGGAGCGCCGCTGTGGCTGTAAGGATGCCCTCAGGGGCGCCACCGGAGACTGA
- the udp gene encoding uridine phosphorylase — MGEKFVSADRPQTKEGYQYHIACKPGDVSRYVLLPGDPERVPKISSLWDEAREIAFHREYRTHTGKYKGMPISVTSTGIGGPSTAIAIEELAAIGADTFIRVGSTGAIQPGMEIGDLIIAKAAVRLEGTSKQYVRVEYPAVADLEVTLALIEAAETLGVRYHIGITASTDSFYLGQGRPGLRGYFPSFAKHIMDDLRQANVTNFEMEAATLYTLANIYGLRAGCVCAVFANRITNEFGKAGEREAALVASEAVKILAEWDEEKEKAGKKVWFPGLRRV; from the coding sequence ATGGGAGAGAAGTTCGTTTCGGCAGACAGGCCCCAGACAAAGGAGGGTTACCAGTACCATATCGCGTGCAAGCCAGGGGACGTTTCGAGGTACGTTTTGCTCCCCGGCGACCCGGAGAGGGTTCCAAAGATAAGCTCCCTCTGGGACGAGGCGAGGGAGATAGCCTTTCACAGGGAATACAGAACGCACACCGGGAAATACAAGGGAATGCCGATAAGCGTCACCTCAACGGGAATAGGCGGCCCCTCAACGGCGATAGCCATAGAGGAGCTTGCCGCTATAGGCGCGGACACCTTCATAAGGGTCGGCTCGACCGGTGCAATCCAGCCGGGAATGGAGATAGGGGACCTCATCATAGCCAAAGCTGCCGTCAGGCTCGAGGGGACGTCGAAGCAGTACGTTCGCGTTGAATACCCCGCCGTTGCAGACCTTGAGGTTACCCTAGCGCTCATCGAGGCGGCTGAAACTCTGGGAGTGCGCTACCATATTGGCATAACGGCCTCGACCGACAGCTTCTACCTCGGCCAGGGAAGGCCCGGACTCAGGGGGTATTTCCCGAGCTTCGCAAAGCACATAATGGACGACCTGAGGCAGGCCAACGTTACCAATTTCGAGATGGAAGCCGCTACCCTCTACACCCTCGCCAACATCTACGGACTGAGGGCAGGCTGTGTCTGTGCGGTCTTCGCCAACAGGATAACCAACGAATTCGGGAAGGCCGGAGAGAGGGAAGCGGCCCTCGTTGCCAGCGAGGCGGTGAAGATACTCGCCGAGTGGGACGAGGAGAAGGAGAAGGCCGGGAAGAAGGTCTGGTTCCCAGGGCTTAGAAGGGTTTGA
- a CDS encoding damage-control phosphatase yields the protein MKIHYECIACAVNQAQKIVEMSTEDVAQRKRAMLFIAQRLGEFFREDSIPATDGGRLFLELYAFLGNDDPFGEYKRISTELARDVAEDIGRVDDLRTALKLAIAGNLIDFAVGYDPKKIEEDVLSLASQELYIDHSNELFSELGNAKSLLYLVDNCGEIYFDRIFIERICEEFPGLKVYVAAKEGPIINDATVEDLREARFDEIAKVVSTGSRLPGTPLEYASSEFLRLFERVDVIIAKGQANFETLSDLKDPRIFFLLKAKCNPISRELGVPRGSMVCVRGKY from the coding sequence ATGAAAATTCACTACGAGTGCATAGCGTGTGCGGTCAATCAGGCTCAAAAGATAGTCGAGATGAGCACGGAGGACGTGGCTCAGAGAAAAAGGGCGATGCTCTTCATCGCTCAGAGGCTGGGAGAATTTTTCAGGGAGGACTCGATCCCCGCGACGGACGGGGGGAGGCTGTTTCTGGAGCTCTATGCGTTCCTCGGAAACGATGACCCGTTTGGGGAGTACAAGAGAATCTCCACCGAGCTCGCCAGGGATGTGGCGGAGGACATAGGTCGCGTGGATGACCTGAGAACCGCCCTCAAACTCGCAATAGCCGGAAATCTGATAGACTTCGCCGTTGGCTATGACCCAAAGAAGATCGAGGAAGACGTTCTCAGCCTTGCTTCCCAGGAGCTCTACATCGACCACAGCAATGAGCTTTTCTCTGAACTGGGGAACGCGAAATCGCTTCTCTACCTCGTGGACAACTGCGGTGAGATATACTTCGACAGGATATTCATAGAGCGCATATGCGAGGAGTTCCCGGGCCTCAAGGTGTACGTCGCCGCCAAGGAGGGGCCCATAATCAACGATGCAACCGTCGAAGACCTCCGCGAGGCAAGATTCGATGAAATCGCGAAGGTGGTCTCCACCGGTTCCAGGTTGCCGGGAACGCCCTTGGAGTACGCATCGTCCGAGTTTTTGCGGCTCTTTGAAAGGGTGGACGTGATAATCGCGAAGGGACAGGCCAATTTCGAGACTCTGAGCGACCTAAAAGACCCGAGAATCTTTTTCCTGCTCAAGGCGAAGTGCAACCCCATATCACGGGAGCTGGGGGTTCCGAGGGGTTCCATGGTTTGCGTAAGGGGAAAATATTAG